The genomic interval AGTGTACGCTTCATACCCTGAGAGTTCTTTCTGTAGGGTTCGATCCTCTAGGGTTGTGCGGATGATCAGGCAGAGCGTAGAAAGAGTCGCTGGAATAAACGCCCACCAGGAACCTAGAAGCAAGGGCATCGCTAGCACTAACCCCAGTATTGTGGCAATGTATCCAGGATGGCGAACGATGCGATAAGGGCCAGACTCGATTACTTGATGGTTGCGATCGCCCTGTATCCGCACTGTTTTTTCGAAAAACGGGTTAACGGCCATCGACCTCGTAACGACTGCCACAAAAAAGGCATACAAGACAGCGCCAACGGGCCACAGCCAAGGCGACATTTCTGACCAGCGATAGCGAATATCTAGGGCCGCCACCAGCGGGATTGCGAGAAACGTCACCCCAAACATCGCGAGCACAACGATGTCCCAGGTTTTTGTGCCTTTACCAAGCTGCTCCCGTCGCTTCATCAGTTCAGGGTTTTTGCGCCATAGGTACGGCACACTGGTGAGCCGCCCCAGCAGCAGTAGGCCGATCAAGGCCCATCCTCGGGGCCAATCCCACTGGCCTACCAGCCCAAAAACACCAACGGCAACGAGCGCCGTGACCAAACCGCCGAGGATCTTTGTCAGTTGCATAACGCCCCCCAGAGTGAACGCTCGATGGTAGAGAAATTGCCTTGAACCTGCTACGTTCTTTTAGCTCTGGTTTGAGCAGTAGGATTGCGTTTATCTCAAGTTCAATCTCTCTACATTGCCAAGTAAGAGCTCAACTATTCCATGTCAAAATCGGCATCATAGACGTTACCAAAATCAACCTCGGGAATATCCTCGATATCTCTTTGAATATC from Leptolyngbya sp. SIO1E4 carries:
- a CDS encoding isoprenylcysteine carboxylmethyltransferase family protein; translation: MQLTKILGGLVTALVAVGVFGLVGQWDWPRGWALIGLLLLGRLTSVPYLWRKNPELMKRREQLGKGTKTWDIVVLAMFGVTFLAIPLVAALDIRYRWSEMSPWLWPVGAVLYAFFVAVVTRSMAVNPFFEKTVRIQGDRNHQVIESGPYRIVRHPGYIATILGLVLAMPLLLGSWWAFIPATLSTLCLIIRTTLEDRTLQKELSGYEAYTRKVHYRLLPGLW